The Malassezia restricta chromosome I, complete sequence genome contains the following window.
AGGTGCTGCGGGTGCCTgagggcgacgcgtcaGGTCCGGGTGCCGGGCTGGCGGCTCGGTATGGTACTTGATCTTGCCCGTATTCCAGTCGTGCAGCACAGAGCGTGCCGTGGCATCCAAATCAGGCAGACCGCCACGGGCTAGGCGGCCTTTCTGATAGGCCACACGGAGCAGAAAGTCTTGAGCATcgcgcgacgtgatcgGCGGTATATCGTACACGTCGGCCAGGTAGTGGGGCTCGATGCGGTGCAGAATCGCCTGGACCGGCTCCATAGGATCGTCGACAAGCTCGACTTTGAGCACATTGCGGAGCATAGCTGCctccgcggcggcggcgatTTCCtcggccgtggcgccggGCGGCGCATTCGCATCAGAAAACACAATGCCGGGACTGTCCAGCAGCCGGACGTGCCGGTCTAGCATGATGCCCTGCATCACTTTCGTATGACCCGGTGTAGAGGCAACGCTGCAGACACGAGAGCGTTTGAGTGAGTTGATCAGGCTGCTTTTGCCGACATTGGGTGCGCCTATCGTGCCGACAGTGATACTTGACTTGAGGTTCAGATTCCGTGAGTAATTCTTGATGAGCTGCAAAATTTCCCGTGTGCCGACCGACTCGGCACCACCAGCCCATTCGGCATCTGAGCCAGCACGGCTCTTCCACGTCATCGACGTCCCCTGCGAGAGattgtgccgctgctgctgtgtGGATGCCTTGAAAGGCAAAGTCGGGAATTCATGGCGAAGGTACTGCAGCCACGCAAGAGCATTGGAGCGCGGCACTAGGTCGATCTTGTTGAGGATCAGTACGATGCGCTTGCCAAGCCGCATAGCCTCCTCCTCGATAGCGTACGCACGGCAGCCAAGTGGGTCACGCacatccagcacctcgagaAGCACATCCgcatgctccagcaccttgcgcagctcctTCATGTAGGCTTTCAGGCTATTGTCCTTGTCAGTGAGGCTCGAGAGACgctcacgcgcagcacgactCGCTTCGAGCTCCGCGCCCAAGCTGGCCGTGTCCTCCTCTGTCTGCGCCGTCCTATCCAGTTGCAGCAAGTCGGCGTTCGACTGCTTCGCACAGGCGATACGTCCACTGCGTTGAAATGGCACATCACGTACGCGATGCACATcgacaggcgcagctccgGGGCGTCGGCCTTTGCCTGGCCGACGCGCAGCCTCGTGCCGGCCACGTCGGCCCATCGTGATACGAGACAGGCGACGCCTCACCGTGGAGGCAGGGAAAATGCAGCCCTTTTTTTCGCTCGCCACGTGTGGAGACTTGAGCGAGTCAGAACCTGAGTGCCGCCTTCGCCATGAACGACGCGCCGGTAGCGCCGGCAGTGTATCTTCATGCAGCGCGAGAGCATGTGGTGAACGAGGAGACGCGACGCATGTACGAGGAGCTGCCTTCGTACCAGCGTCTCGCTGATGGCACGCCCGATTACTTGCGTATGATCCTCGGCGCGCACCTGTATGACTTGGCTCGGCAGACGCCACTGCAGCCGGCGTCCAAGTTGTCCAGGCGCTTGGGCTGCGAGATTTTGCTAAAGCGCGAGGATCTGCAGCCTGTGTACAGCTTCAAGTTGCGTGGTGCGTACAATATGATGCGGCAGCTCGATGACCAGCGCAAGTGGAAGGGTGTCATtgcctgcagcgccggcaACCATGCACAGGGCGTGGCCATGTCAGGCGCGCATCTCTCGATCCCATGCACGATCGTCATGCCCATCGGGACACCTAGTATCAAGTGGGAGAATGTCCAGCGCCTGGGCGCCAAGGTCCTATTCCATGGCGCGAACTTTGACGAGGCGAAGGCGGAGTGTGCGCGGCTGGCGGAGGCGCATGGCCTGACGGTCATTCCCCCCTTTGACCATCCCCAGGTCATTACGGGGCAGGGCACTGTGGCTGTGGAGATCTGCCGCCAGACAGATATGGAGCACGTCGATGCGGTGTTTTGTGccgtgggcggcggcggcttgcTGAGTGGTGTGGCCGCGTACATTAAGCGTGTGGCACCGCCGCACGTCAAGGTGATGGGTGTCGAGACGTACGATGCAGACGCCCTCGCACAGAGTCTCGAGCGGCGTGAGCGGGTCGAGCTTTCTGACGTCGGTCTATTCAGCGATGGCACAGCTGTGCGAGTCATGGGCGATGAGACGCTGCGTCTGTGCAGCTCGTtggtcgacggcgtcgtgcgagTGTCGAACGACGAGATCTGTGCCGCCATCAAAGATGTGTTTGAAGACTCGCGTGCGATCACAGAGCCGGCTGGCGCTCTCGCCGTGGCTGGTATGAAGCGGTACATTGCGTCGCAACGCGGCGACGCTGCAGGCCGCCGGTTCGTGGCCGTGATCAGCGGTGCGAACATGAACTTTAACCGGCTGCGCTTTGTTTctgagcgtgccgagctcggtgagcagcgcgaggtGATTGTGTCGGTGACGATCCCCGACCGCCCCGGCAGCTTTTTCCGCCTGCACCAGTTTCTCCATCCACGCGACGTGACCGAGTTTTCCTACCGCtacagcggcgcgccccAGGCGCATATTCTCGCATCCTTCCTCCTCAATGGCACGGTGCCTGCGCGTGAAGCGAACCCGATCGTATCGAGCAcacaggcgctcgagccCCACGCCAACCTGCGTGAGCTCGAGATCCGCGGCATCCTGCAGGCGCTCAATGAGGCAGGTATGCCAGCCGAGGATATGAGCCACAATGAGCTGGCCAAGTCGCATTCGCGCTACCTCATCGGCGGGCGTGCCACCGTGCCCGATGAACGCCTCTTCCGCTTCCGCTTCCCCGAGCGCCccggtgcgctgcagcgcttcTTGACCGGGATTGACGCCGGCTGGAACATTTCGCTCTTCCACTACCGCCGCGAGGGCGGCGACATCGCTCGCGTGCTCGCTGGTGTCCAGGTGCCGCCTGAGACGAACGCCAAGTTTGATCAGTTCCTGCATGATCTCGGCTACGTGTTTGAAGAGGAAACACACAATCCTATTTACAAGCAGTACTTGCTAGCCACGCCACCGTCACTGTAGTGTACATACGCTCATGCCCCCAACGACTGGTGCGAGATCATGGCTTGGTATTGCGGCGACGTCTGAACGAGCTcatcgtgcgtgccgcgcgcaaTCACATGGCCGTGCTCGAACAAAAAGATGCAGTCCGCCGAGCGGATCGTCCGCATGCGGTGCGCAATGGCCACAatcgtgcagctgcgcgaggcgtgcAGCTTGCTCAGTGTGTCCTGGAACGCTTGCTCACTACTCGCGTCCATCGCGGACGTCGACTCATCCAGCAAGAGCAATCGCGGCTCTCGAACGAGCGCTCGTGCAATCGACACGCGCTGCTTTTGACCGCCGCTCAGCTGGCTGCCTCCTGCACCAATGCTGGTGTCGTATCCGTCTGGCAAAGCGGCAATGGCCTCGTGGATATGCGCGGCCTCACATGCCCGGACGACACGTTCATcaggcgccgtgtgcgGCCTCTGACTGACGCGGTGAGCCCGCGTCTCCTCACGCACACAGGCCGCTGAGAACGGATCCGCCAGTCCCAGTGCCACATTGAATTCAATACTGCCATCAAAGAGCATAGCTTCCTGCGGCACCAGCGCCAtatgctcgtgcagcgcacgcgacgacacggacgtcgtgctgcatccTCCCACGCGCACTTGGCCATCCGTGGGCTCGTAAAAGGCCTCGATCAGGCTCATGGCCGTCGACTTCCCCGACCCACTCGAGCCAATCAGCGCCACAAACGACCCGGCGGGGATGTGAAGCACCAAGTCTCGCAGCGCTGGCTCCGTGCGGCCTGGATACCGAAACCACACATGCTCGAACGACACAGCCAAGGGGCCATGCTCACCGAGAGGGGCCAACGCCTTTTCCGACTCGAGATCCAACAACGGGCGCCGACGaaggcgcggcgcctctATCGGGCAGTGCGCTTGGTCCAGCAGCGTAAATATATTCGAAGCAGACACCTGCGCCTTCGTAAAGTCCGGCGCAAAAGCCAGGAGCTGGCCCGACGACTGGGCCGAAAACAGCAGCGCTGGCAGTACGGTGAAAAACGCCACTTGCGAAAACCGGTCATCAGCCACATTCTTTGAGCCCCACCAGTAGGCAAAGCCATAAATAAAGTACGAAATGCTCAGCGACACGGCCAGGCATGCATTCCCCATGATGATATGGCGCATACTCTCGCGGTACGGCTTTTCCAGACTGTGCGAAAACAACTGgatcacgtcgcgctcgcgaccGAGCGATGCCACCGTACGCATGCACGATGCTGCTTCAATGACCATCGCTGTGGACCGCGCATAGGCCGTTTCATGCCGCCTCTGAAAGTCCGCAATGACTTTGAGGCGAAGGTATCCCGCCATGATCAGAATCGGCACCATGGACAGAATCACGACGGCGATCCGCCACGCCACAATGTGCGCTAGCGTGATACCAGCCACAAAGTTGACCAAAATACTAAAGATGGTGCCGATGACGGTGCCCGTCAGTCCGCCCAAGTTGCTCGTATCGGCGCCCAGATTCGCCATCAtcgtcgagggcgaggcCTCTTCACGCTCGAACCAGGCCAAAGGCTGCGTCACAAGCACGCGAAACACTTGCTTGCGAATACGCAAAAGCAGCCATTCTGATACGAATCCAAACGCAGAGCCACTCACAAAGTAGGCAAACAGCTCAATGATCGCCAGCACAAAAAAGTACCGCGCAAATCG
Protein-coding sequences here:
- a CDS encoding nuclear GTP-binding protein, with translation MGRRGRHEAARRPGKGRRPGAAPVDVHRVRDVPFQRSGRIACAKQSNADLLQLDRTAQTEEDTASLGAELEASRAARERLSSLTDKDNSLKAYMKELRKVLEHADVLLEVLDVRDPLGCRAYAIEEEAMRLGKRIVLILNKIDLVPRSNALAWLQYLRHEFPTLPFKASTQQQRHNLSQGTSMTWKSRAGSDAEWAGGAESVGTREILQLIKNYSRNLNLKSSITVGTIGAPNVGKSSLINSLKRSRVCSVASTPGHTKVMQGIMLDRHVRLLDSPGIVFSDANAPPGATAEEIAAAAEAAMLRNVLKVELVDDPMEPVQAILHRIEPHYLADVYDIPPITSRDAQDFLLRVAYQKGRLARGGLPDLDATARSVLHDWNTGKIKYHTEPPARHPDLTRRPQAPAAPLPASEGEAAVRTSFSEAFDLEGLLGEADAKVFGGDGRYSPPPAQPEEEPTIPDTTDSTLGKRAHDGLDSASEDEDDETFSHYRPTPWSLLPHDEDEAEEPAPRAAPKKPERPQFAPEESVNMAPSRGKERRKARKQKKRRQGLVQQMDAMMDLDEAAHDDGGHESAEEL
- a CDS encoding threonine dehydratase codes for the protein MNDAPVAPAVYLHAAREHVVNEETRRMYEELPSYQRLADGTPDYLRMILGAHLYDLARQTPLQPASKLSRRLGCEILLKREDLQPVYSFKLRGAYNMMRQLDDQRKWKGVIACSAGNHAQGVAMSGAHLSIPCTIVMPIGTPSIKWENVQRLGAKVLFHGANFDEAKAECARLAEAHGLTVIPPFDHPQVITGQGTVAVEICRQTDMEHVDAVFCAVGGGGLLSGVAAYIKRVAPPHVKVMGVETYDADALAQSLERRERVELSDVGLFSDGTAVRVMGDETLRLCSSLVDGVVRVSNDEICAAIKDVFEDSRAITEPAGALAVAGMKRYIASQRGDAAGRRFVAVISGANMNFNRLRFVSERAELGEQREVIVSVTIPDRPGSFFRLHQFLHPRDVTEFSYRYSGAPQAHILASFLLNGTVPAREANPIVSSTQALEPHANLRELEIRGILQALNEAGMPAEDMSHNELAKSHSRYLIGGRATVPDERLFRFRFPERPGALQRFLTGIDAGWNISLFHYRREGGDIARVLAGVQVPPETNAKFDQFLHDLGYVFEEETHNPIYKQYLLATPPSL